One region of Arvicola amphibius chromosome 3, mArvAmp1.2, whole genome shotgun sequence genomic DNA includes:
- the Azi2 gene encoding 5-azacytidine-induced protein 2 isoform X2, giving the protein MRNLNPPSSNWEIEKLNCDLKIHGLEQELELMRKECNDLKVELQKAKQTGPSQEDILQDRDLIRPSLSREEHTPHQGLLHSDNMQHAYWELKREMSNLHLVTQVQAELLRKLKTSAAVKKACAPAGCVEDLGRDSTKLHLTNFTATYKRHSPLSPNGKAACYAPCPLPGDIKVLSEKAVLQSWTDNERLIPNDGTDFQEHSSYGRNSLEDNSWVFPSPPKSSETAFGENKNKTLPLPNLPPLHYLDQHNQNCLYKS; this is encoded by the exons ATGAGGAATTTAAATCCACCCTCATCTAACTGGGAGATAGAAAAGTTAAACTGTGACTTGAAGATCCATGGTTTGGAACAAGAGCTGGAGCTCATGAGGAAGGAATGCAACGATCTCAAAGTAGAGCTGCAGAAAGCCAAACAGACG GGTCCATCTCAggaagacattctgcaggacagagatCTCATCAGACCAAGCTTGTCGAGGGAGGAGCATACTCCACACCAGGGCCTTCTCCACAG tGATAACATGCAGCACGCATACTGGGAGCTGAAGAGGGAGATGTCCAACCTACACCTGGTGACGCAGGTGCAAGCAGAACTACTCAGGAAACTGAAGACCTCAGCTGCAGTCAAGAAAG CCTGCGCCCCAGCAGGGTGTGTTGAAGACCTTGGGAGAGACAGCACGAAATTGCACTTGACAAATTTCACTGCAACATACAAAAGACACTCCCCTTTGTCACCAAATGGCAAAGCTGCTTGTTATGCTCCATGTCCTTTACCAGGAGATATAAAGGTTTTATCAGAGAAAGCAGTTCTTCAGTCATGGACAGATAATGAGAGACTGATTCCTAATGATGGTACAGACTTTCAGGAGCACAGCTCTTATGGCAGAAATTCTCTGGAAGATAATTCTTGGGTATTCCCAAGCCCTCCTAAATCAAGCGAGACAGCATTTGgcgaaaataaaaacaaaaccttaccTTTACCCAACTTGCCACCACTGCATTACTTGGATCAACATAATCAGAATTGCCTTTACAAAAGTTAA